In one Barnesiella propionica genomic region, the following are encoded:
- the purL gene encoding phosphoribosylformylglycinamidine synthase → MVLFFRTDDSVIVVEANHQFSPEETRKLCWLFGNAAALTDDSLPGWFVGPRKEMITPWSTNAVEITQNMGLSGISRIEEFFPVGSDEAEYDKMLQRLYKGLDSRVFEISKHPDPIVHIDDIDLYNRQEGLALSDEEVEYLNGLSKKIGRKLTDSEVFGFSQVNSEHCRHKIFNGLFIIDGKEKENSLFKLIKKTSEYNPNRLVSAYKDNVAFNEGPVVEQFAPASSDKPDFFEIKDIKTVISLKAETHNFPTTVEPFNGAATGTGGEIRDRLGGGKASLPIAGTAVYMTSYPRSEEGREWEENAMPERPWLYQTPEEILVKASNGASDFGNKFGQPLICGSLLTFEHAENNKQYAYDKVIMLAGGVGFGTMRDALKGTPEPGEKVVVMGGDNYRIGMGGGAVSSVETGVYANAIELNAVQRANPEMQKRVSNVIRALAEAEENPIVSIHDHGAGGHLNALSELVEETGGRIDMDKLPVGDPTLSAKEIVGNESQERMGMVIREKDIEEVRRIADRERAPFYVVGETTDDHRFVFEQADGIKPIDLAMEDMFGKAPRTVMSDRTIEENYRDVNYDPAHLDEYVEQVLQLEAVACKDWLTNKVDRSVTGKIARQQCQGEIQLPLSDCGVVALDYQGKAGIATSIGHAPQAAMIDPAAGSVLAVAEALTNIVWAPLAQGLDSVSLSANWMWPCKNEGEDARLYTAVEACSDFACSLGINIPTGKDSLSMTQKYGQEKVFAPGTVIISAGAEVSDVKKVVSPVLQPVRNSAVYYIDFSFDSFKLGGSAFAQSLNKIGSEAPTVRDVEYFATAFNTVQTLVEKGLILAGHDISAGGMITALLEMCFANVEGGLEINLDKLPEKDLVKILFSENPGILIQVENKSEVEKILSDAGIGFLRIGRPCDERHILINKDGSEYQFFIDHLRDVWFESSYLLDRKQSGEEAAKARFLNYKEQPIRLHFNSSFTGKLSDLKISAYRRGRSGIKAAIIREKGVNGDREMAYALFLAGFDVKDVHMTDLISGRETLEDVNMIVYCGGFSNSDVLGSAKGWAGGFLWNEKAKAALDKFYAREDTLSLGICNGCQLMVELGLLTPGHEEKPKMLHNDSHKFESQFLGLTIPENNSVMFGSLSGSKLGIWVAHGEGKFSLPYSKEHYNVIAQYSYDAYPANPNGSPYAIAGIASEDGRHLAMMPHLERAIFPWQWAYYPAERKGLDEVTPWIEAFVNARKWVEKHRK, encoded by the coding sequence ATGGTCCTTTTTTTTAGAACAGATGACTCTGTCATCGTTGTAGAAGCCAATCACCAGTTTTCTCCCGAAGAAACCCGAAAGTTGTGTTGGCTGTTTGGCAATGCCGCTGCTTTAACCGATGATTCCCTCCCGGGATGGTTTGTCGGTCCCCGTAAAGAGATGATTACTCCCTGGAGTACAAATGCCGTAGAGATAACTCAGAATATGGGACTTTCCGGCATTTCTCGTATAGAAGAGTTTTTTCCCGTCGGGAGCGATGAGGCAGAATACGACAAGATGTTGCAGCGTCTTTATAAAGGACTGGACAGCCGTGTGTTCGAGATAAGCAAGCACCCCGATCCTATTGTACATATCGATGACATTGACTTGTATAACCGGCAGGAAGGGCTGGCACTCAGTGACGAAGAGGTGGAATATCTCAACGGGCTCAGTAAGAAAATAGGACGTAAACTCACCGATAGTGAAGTATTCGGTTTTTCACAAGTTAATTCTGAACATTGCCGTCATAAAATTTTTAACGGTTTGTTCATCATTGATGGAAAAGAGAAAGAAAACTCTCTTTTTAAGCTTATCAAGAAGACGTCGGAATATAACCCCAACCGTTTAGTTTCGGCCTATAAAGACAATGTCGCTTTCAATGAAGGACCTGTTGTGGAACAATTTGCTCCGGCTTCTTCCGATAAGCCCGATTTTTTTGAAATAAAAGATATAAAGACGGTTATTTCATTAAAAGCCGAAACACATAATTTCCCTACGACCGTAGAACCTTTTAATGGTGCGGCGACAGGTACCGGAGGGGAGATACGCGACCGTTTGGGAGGAGGAAAAGCAAGCCTTCCTATTGCAGGTACAGCCGTTTATATGACCTCATATCCCCGTAGTGAAGAAGGACGGGAATGGGAAGAAAATGCCATGCCTGAACGTCCGTGGTTATACCAGACTCCTGAAGAAATATTGGTAAAAGCCTCCAACGGAGCGTCCGATTTCGGAAACAAATTCGGCCAGCCTCTTATTTGCGGGTCGTTGCTGACATTCGAACATGCCGAGAATAATAAGCAATACGCTTATGATAAAGTAATTATGCTAGCCGGAGGAGTCGGTTTCGGAACGATGAGGGATGCTCTTAAAGGGACACCAGAGCCCGGAGAAAAAGTCGTAGTCATGGGCGGTGATAATTATCGTATCGGAATGGGAGGAGGCGCTGTATCTTCAGTGGAAACCGGAGTATATGCCAATGCTATTGAGCTGAATGCCGTGCAGCGGGCCAATCCCGAAATGCAGAAACGGGTGTCGAATGTTATCCGTGCGCTGGCCGAAGCTGAAGAAAATCCTATTGTCTCTATTCACGACCACGGAGCCGGAGGACATCTTAACGCCCTCTCCGAGTTGGTTGAAGAAACAGGAGGCCGTATAGATATGGATAAGTTGCCTGTAGGCGATCCGACTTTATCCGCGAAAGAAATAGTGGGTAATGAATCCCAGGAACGTATGGGAATGGTTATCCGTGAAAAAGATATAGAGGAAGTACGGCGTATTGCCGACCGTGAGAGGGCTCCTTTCTACGTGGTGGGGGAGACGACGGACGATCATAGGTTCGTATTTGAACAGGCTGATGGAATAAAACCGATAGATCTTGCAATGGAAGATATGTTCGGAAAAGCTCCCCGTACGGTTATGAGTGACCGGACTATAGAAGAAAATTACCGGGATGTGAATTATGACCCGGCGCATCTTGACGAATATGTAGAACAGGTTCTTCAGCTCGAAGCCGTTGCCTGCAAAGATTGGCTGACCAATAAGGTAGACCGTTCCGTTACCGGAAAGATAGCCCGCCAGCAATGCCAGGGTGAGATACAGTTGCCCTTGAGCGATTGTGGTGTAGTAGCCTTGGATTATCAGGGTAAAGCCGGTATCGCGACATCTATCGGTCATGCGCCGCAGGCAGCGATGATCGATCCTGCAGCCGGTTCTGTATTGGCCGTGGCGGAAGCTCTTACCAATATAGTATGGGCTCCACTGGCCCAAGGATTGGACAGTGTATCACTGAGTGCTAACTGGATGTGGCCATGTAAGAACGAAGGAGAAGATGCCCGTTTATATACCGCTGTGGAAGCTTGCAGCGACTTTGCCTGTTCCTTAGGTATTAATATACCGACTGGAAAGGACAGCCTTTCCATGACGCAGAAATATGGCCAGGAAAAAGTATTTGCTCCCGGTACGGTGATTATTTCTGCCGGAGCCGAGGTCTCCGATGTTAAGAAAGTAGTTTCCCCTGTATTGCAGCCTGTTCGTAACAGTGCAGTTTACTATATCGATTTTTCTTTCGATAGTTTTAAACTGGGAGGTTCGGCTTTTGCGCAGTCTCTGAATAAAATAGGATCCGAAGCTCCTACGGTGCGTGATGTCGAATATTTTGCAACCGCTTTTAATACGGTTCAGACGTTAGTGGAAAAAGGTCTGATTCTTGCCGGACACGATATCTCTGCAGGTGGAATGATAACGGCTCTGTTGGAAATGTGTTTCGCCAATGTGGAAGGTGGTTTGGAGATTAATTTAGACAAATTGCCCGAAAAAGATCTGGTGAAGATATTATTCAGTGAGAATCCCGGTATTTTGATCCAGGTCGAAAATAAGAGTGAAGTGGAGAAAATATTATCCGATGCCGGAATAGGATTTCTTCGTATCGGCCGTCCTTGTGACGAACGTCATATTCTTATAAATAAAGATGGTTCTGAATACCAGTTCTTTATAGACCATTTGAGAGATGTATGGTTTGAATCCTCTTATTTGCTGGATCGCAAACAGAGTGGAGAAGAAGCAGCGAAGGCAAGGTTCCTTAATTATAAAGAACAACCTATCCGGCTGCATTTCAATTCTTCGTTTACCGGAAAATTGTCAGACCTCAAAATATCGGCATACCGTCGTGGACGGTCAGGAATAAAGGCCGCTATTATCCGGGAGAAAGGAGTGAATGGCGACCGCGAAATGGCATATGCCCTATTCTTGGCCGGTTTTGATGTAAAAGACGTTCATATGACCGATTTGATCAGTGGCCGTGAGACATTGGAAGATGTAAATATGATTGTTTATTGCGGGGGATTCTCTAATTCAGATGTTCTCGGCTCGGCAAAAGGATGGGCCGGCGGTTTCCTTTGGAATGAAAAGGCCAAAGCTGCATTAGATAAATTTTATGCCCGGGAAGATACGCTTAGCTTGGGAATCTGTAACGGTTGCCAGTTAATGGTGGAATTGGGATTATTAACTCCCGGCCATGAAGAAAAGCCTAAAATGTTACATAACGATTCCCATAAATTTGAAAGCCAGTTCCTGGGACTGACTATTCCTGAAAATAATTCTGTCATGTTCGGTTCGCTCTCAGGTAGTAAACTGGGAATATGGGTCGCTCATGGAGAAGGAAAATTTTCCCTCCCGTATTCGAAAGAACATTATAACGTTATCGCTCAATATTCATATGACGCTTACCCGGCTAATCCTAACGGTTCGCCTTACGCAATAGCAGGCATTGCTTCGGAAGACGGTCGTCATTTGGCGATGATGCCTCACCTGGAAAGGGCTATATTCCCATGGCAATGGGCATATTATCCGGCCGAAAGAAAAGGACTGGACGAAGTTACCCCCTGGATAGAGGCATTTGTAAATGCCCGCAAGTGGGTGGAGAAACATCGTAAATAA
- a CDS encoding amidophosphoribosyltransferase: MGGFFGAIKKESCVADLFYGVDYNSHMGTKRAGMVTYNEAKFVRSIHNIENSYFRTKFEEELPAFCGNSGIGIISDTDAQPIIVNCHLGKFAIVSVARINNQKELEQELLDAGHHLSEHSNGLSNTSELMSLLICEGKDYVEGIENVYKRIKGSCSMLLLTAEGIIAARDKYGRTPILIGKGANGYAVSSESCAFPNLGYETEYNIGPGEIVLITSDGYSQLRKPGKQMQVCSFLWVYYGYPVCEYEGRNVDQMRNTCGLEMGKDDDIEADFVSGIPDSGVGMALGYATGKQIPYRRGIVKYTPTWPRSFTPPTQSLRELVAKMKLIPNKDILNGKRAVFCDDSIVRGTQLRDNVSDLYRYGAKEVHIRISCPPLIYPCKFTNFTASKSDMELITRRTIHKLEGDHEKNLCSYAETGSPCYCRMVEEIRKQIGVDSLKFNSLETLVKAIGLPKESVCTHCFDGSSYE; this comes from the coding sequence ATGGGTGGTTTTTTTGGAGCAATAAAAAAAGAAAGTTGTGTAGCCGATCTTTTTTACGGAGTAGACTATAATTCCCATATGGGGACGAAACGTGCCGGTATGGTTACATACAATGAAGCGAAATTCGTGCGTTCGATACATAATATAGAGAATTCTTATTTCCGTACCAAATTCGAAGAAGAACTGCCTGCTTTTTGTGGAAATTCAGGTATAGGAATAATCAGCGACACCGATGCTCAACCTATTATCGTTAATTGTCATTTGGGAAAATTTGCTATCGTATCCGTAGCCAGGATAAATAATCAAAAAGAGTTGGAACAGGAATTACTGGATGCCGGGCATCATTTAAGCGAACATAGCAATGGCTTGTCTAATACCAGTGAACTCATGTCTTTGCTGATATGTGAAGGAAAAGATTATGTGGAAGGAATAGAAAATGTGTATAAACGCATTAAAGGTTCCTGTTCTATGTTGCTGTTGACTGCCGAGGGAATTATTGCGGCCCGGGACAAGTATGGACGTACACCGATCCTGATAGGGAAGGGGGCGAACGGATATGCCGTTTCTTCTGAATCATGTGCATTTCCTAATTTGGGATATGAAACCGAATATAATATAGGCCCCGGAGAGATCGTCCTGATCACTTCCGACGGATATTCCCAACTCCGGAAGCCGGGTAAACAAATGCAGGTATGTTCGTTCCTATGGGTATATTACGGATATCCGGTCTGTGAATATGAAGGAAGGAATGTAGATCAAATGAGAAATACCTGCGGCCTGGAAATGGGTAAAGATGATGATATCGAAGCCGATTTCGTATCCGGCATACCCGATTCGGGAGTGGGTATGGCACTGGGATATGCGACAGGAAAGCAAATACCCTACCGCAGGGGTATAGTTAAATATACACCCACATGGCCGCGTAGTTTTACACCTCCTACCCAAAGCCTTCGTGAGCTGGTCGCCAAAATGAAATTGATACCGAATAAAGATATACTGAACGGAAAACGGGCTGTGTTCTGTGACGACTCTATCGTGAGAGGTACACAGTTGAGAGATAATGTCAGTGATCTGTACAGGTATGGGGCTAAAGAGGTTCATATCCGTATCAGTTGTCCGCCGCTCATCTATCCCTGTAAGTTTACCAATTTTACCGCATCTAAAAGCGATATGGAGCTGATAACCCGTCGAACGATCCATAAGTTGGAGGGAGACCATGAAAAGAATCTGTGTTCTTATGCCGAGACAGGTTCTCCCTGTTATTGCCGGATGGTAGAAGAGATACGCAAGCAAATAGGAGTAGACAGCCTTAAGTTCAATTCTTTGGAGACACTTGTCAAAGCTATCGGTTTACCGAAAGAATCTGTTTGTACACATTGTTTTGACGGGAGCAGTTATGAATGA
- a CDS encoding electron transfer flavoprotein subunit beta/FixA family protein: MSLKIVVLAKQVPDTRNVGKDAMKEDGTINRAALPAIFNPEDLNALEQALQLKEQHPGSTVTLLTMGPPRAAEIIREGLFRGADGGVVLTDRAFAGADTLATSYALASAIRKIGEYDIILGGRQAIDGDTAQVGPQVAEKLNLSQVTYAEKILKVENGKATVKRRLERGVETVVAPLPLVITVNGSADECRPRNAKLVQRYKYAKTPSEKAALEPDAQKIYEERPALNLYEWSVADVNADLSQVGLAGSPTKVKHVENVVFQAKESKQLTSNDNEIEELVKELIVNHTIG; this comes from the coding sequence ATGAGTTTGAAAATCGTCGTGCTGGCAAAACAAGTGCCGGATACAAGAAACGTTGGAAAAGATGCGATGAAAGAAGATGGAACGATCAATCGTGCCGCTTTACCTGCAATTTTCAACCCCGAGGATCTCAATGCCCTGGAGCAGGCTCTTCAGCTGAAAGAGCAGCACCCGGGTTCTACTGTAACATTGCTCACAATGGGACCTCCTCGTGCTGCTGAAATTATTCGTGAAGGCCTGTTCCGCGGTGCCGACGGAGGTGTCGTACTTACCGACAGAGCTTTTGCTGGAGCCGATACGCTGGCAACCTCTTATGCCTTGGCAAGTGCTATCCGTAAAATAGGAGAATACGATATTATTCTGGGAGGACGGCAGGCCATCGATGGCGATACGGCACAGGTAGGTCCGCAGGTAGCGGAAAAACTGAACCTTTCTCAGGTTACATATGCCGAAAAAATATTAAAAGTGGAGAACGGGAAAGCAACCGTTAAACGCCGTTTGGAAAGAGGGGTGGAAACCGTAGTGGCCCCATTGCCTCTGGTAATTACCGTAAATGGTTCGGCAGATGAATGTCGCCCGCGTAATGCGAAATTAGTTCAGCGTTACAAATATGCAAAGACTCCGAGTGAAAAGGCAGCATTGGAACCCGATGCACAGAAGATATATGAAGAACGCCCGGCTCTTAATCTTTATGAGTGGAGTGTTGCCGATGTAAATGCCGATCTTAGCCAGGTCGGGTTGGCCGGTTCTCCCACAAAAGTAAAGCATGTTGAGAATGTTGTTTTTCAGGCTAAGGAAAGTAAGCAGCTTACGAGCAACGACAACGAAATAGAAGAGCTCGTGAAAGAATTGATTGTGAACCATACTATCGGATGA
- a CDS encoding electron transfer flavoprotein subunit alpha/FixB family protein, which translates to MNNLIVYCEIEDGMIADVSLELLTKGRSLATQLNCKLEALVIGSKLEGVEKQIFPYGADTVYLMDDTRLYPYTSTPHTSAVVNLFKEIEPQVCLMGATSIGRDLGPRVSSALHSGLTADCTSLEIGPHEDKKANKTYENLLYQIRPAFGGNIVATIVNPECRPQMATVREGVMKKEVYDADYKGEVVKLDPKKYVSDADFVVEVIDRQMEKSKANVKGASIIVAGGYGMGSKESFDMLHELAATLGGEVGASRAAVDAGFCDHDRQIGQTGVTVRPKLYIACGISGQIQHIAGMQDSSIIISINSDPNAPINTIADYVITGAVEEVVPKLIKYYKKNSK; encoded by the coding sequence ATGAATAATCTGATTGTATATTGCGAAATAGAAGACGGCATGATAGCCGATGTGAGTCTGGAATTACTCACCAAGGGACGTAGTTTGGCGACCCAACTTAACTGTAAACTGGAAGCTTTGGTCATAGGAAGTAAACTGGAGGGTGTAGAAAAGCAGATATTTCCATACGGTGCCGATACGGTATATTTAATGGACGATACCCGTTTATATCCTTATACCTCAACCCCTCATACTTCGGCTGTAGTCAATCTCTTTAAAGAAATTGAACCGCAGGTGTGCCTGATGGGTGCGACGAGTATAGGCCGTGATTTAGGCCCGCGGGTTTCATCGGCATTACATAGCGGTCTTACAGCCGACTGTACTTCATTGGAGATAGGTCCTCATGAAGACAAAAAAGCGAATAAAACATATGAAAATCTTTTATACCAGATACGTCCCGCCTTTGGAGGCAATATCGTGGCTACGATCGTGAATCCGGAATGTCGTCCCCAGATGGCTACCGTTCGGGAAGGTGTAATGAAGAAGGAAGTATATGATGCTGATTACAAGGGTGAAGTAGTAAAACTCGATCCGAAAAAATATGTATCGGATGCCGATTTCGTAGTGGAAGTGATCGACCGTCAGATGGAAAAATCGAAAGCGAACGTAAAAGGCGCTTCTATTATTGTAGCCGGAGGTTATGGTATGGGTTCGAAAGAAAGTTTCGATATGTTGCATGAGCTGGCCGCTACATTGGGCGGAGAAGTAGGAGCTTCACGTGCTGCTGTAGATGCCGGGTTCTGTGACCATGACCGTCAGATCGGCCAGACCGGTGTAACCGTACGCCCGAAATTGTATATCGCTTGTGGTATATCGGGACAGATACAGCATATAGCCGGAATGCAGGATAGTTCTATTATCATCTCGATAAACAGTGATCCTAACGCACCTATCAATACGATAGCCGATTATGTGATTACCGGTGCGGTCGAAGAAGTTGTTCCCAAACTGATTAAATATTACAAGAAGAATTCCAAATAA
- a CDS encoding acyl-CoA dehydrogenase family protein has product MANFYTDNSDLKHHLNHPLMKKLVALRERNYTDAEKYDYAPFNFEDAMDSYEKVLEIAGEISGEIVAANAEDVDHEGPHVVDGHVVYAKGTEKNLDALVKAGLMGISMPRRYDGLNFSLVPYIMAADMVSRADAGFVNIWGLQDCAETIYEFANEEQKQKYLPRVCAGETMAMDLTEPDAGSDLQAVMLKATYSEKDGCWLLNGVKRFITNGDGHIALVLARSEEGTKDGRGLSMFIYDRNNGGVTVRRIENKMGIKGSPTCELVFKNAKAELCGDRKLGLIKYVMALMNGARLGIAAQSVGVSEAAYREALSYAKERKQFGKAIIEFPAIYEIISVMKAKLDASRSLLYETTRFVDMYKTYEDIAKERTLDKEERMEMKAYQKLADAFTPLSKGMSSEFCNQNAYDCVQVHGGSGFMKDYACERIYRDARITSIYEGTTQLQVVAAIRHVTTGTYLNQIRVYEAEPVAGGLEPLRDKLKAMTAVYEKTVAGVVGTKDNEYIDFQARRMVEMAGHIIMGYLLLGDTTRNESFRHSAEVYIHYGEAEVTKNAEFINNFKIEDLASYRK; this is encoded by the coding sequence ATGGCTAATTTTTATACCGATAACAGTGATCTGAAACATCACTTGAACCATCCGCTCATGAAGAAGCTGGTGGCTCTGAGAGAACGTAATTATACCGACGCCGAGAAATACGATTATGCACCTTTCAATTTTGAAGATGCTATGGACTCGTACGAAAAAGTTCTTGAGATTGCCGGAGAGATAAGTGGAGAAATCGTTGCTGCCAATGCCGAAGATGTGGACCATGAAGGGCCTCATGTAGTCGATGGCCATGTGGTTTATGCCAAGGGGACAGAAAAAAACCTCGATGCTTTGGTTAAAGCCGGTTTGATGGGAATCTCGATGCCTCGTCGTTATGACGGTTTGAATTTTTCTTTAGTACCTTATATCATGGCAGCCGACATGGTGAGCCGTGCCGATGCCGGATTTGTGAATATATGGGGATTGCAGGACTGCGCCGAGACTATTTACGAATTTGCCAATGAGGAACAAAAGCAGAAATATCTTCCGCGTGTTTGCGCCGGGGAAACGATGGCAATGGACCTGACCGAACCGGATGCCGGTTCCGACTTGCAGGCTGTAATGCTTAAAGCCACATACAGCGAAAAAGACGGCTGTTGGTTATTGAACGGCGTAAAACGTTTTATCACCAATGGAGACGGACATATTGCGCTGGTATTGGCCCGTTCAGAAGAAGGAACCAAAGACGGCCGGGGATTGTCCATGTTCATTTATGACCGGAATAATGGTGGCGTGACCGTACGTCGTATAGAAAATAAGATGGGGATAAAAGGTTCCCCTACATGCGAGCTTGTATTCAAAAATGCTAAGGCGGAACTTTGCGGAGACCGTAAACTGGGTCTTATCAAATATGTAATGGCTTTGATGAATGGAGCCCGTCTGGGTATTGCCGCTCAATCGGTAGGAGTCTCCGAGGCTGCTTATCGCGAGGCTCTTTCTTACGCAAAGGAACGTAAACAATTCGGTAAAGCTATTATCGAGTTTCCGGCTATTTATGAAATTATATCTGTAATGAAGGCCAAATTGGATGCTTCACGTTCGTTACTGTATGAAACGACACGTTTCGTCGATATGTACAAAACGTATGAAGATATAGCTAAAGAACGTACGTTGGATAAGGAAGAACGTATGGAGATGAAAGCCTATCAGAAACTGGCCGATGCCTTTACACCTTTGTCCAAAGGAATGTCGAGTGAATTCTGTAATCAAAATGCTTACGATTGTGTACAGGTACATGGCGGTTCCGGATTTATGAAAGATTACGCTTGTGAACGTATTTACCGGGATGCGCGTATTACTTCGATCTATGAAGGTACTACCCAGTTACAGGTAGTTGCTGCTATACGTCACGTGACTACAGGAACTTATTTGAATCAGATTCGTGTATATGAAGCTGAGCCTGTAGCCGGAGGACTGGAACCGTTGCGTGATAAACTGAAAGCCATGACTGCCGTTTATGAAAAAACGGTTGCTGGAGTAGTAGGAACCAAGGATAACGAATATATTGATTTCCAGGCTCGTCGTATGGTTGAAATGGCTGGACATATAATCATGGGATATTTACTTTTGGGAGATACGACACGGAATGAATCTTTCCGTCATTCTGCCGAAGTTTACATTCATTATGGCGAAGCAGAAGTAACGAAGAATGCCGAATTTATCAATAATTTCAAAATTGAAGATTTGGCCAGCTATCGCAAATAA
- a CDS encoding nitroreductase family protein, with translation MSRNFKEAIQHRRSYYNLTNESSISDKQIEEILDFAILHVPSAFNSQSTRLVLLLHEEHHKLWNIVKEVLKLQLSEESYIKTEEKINTSFDSGYGTVLFLEDRSVITHLQDSFPVYSDRFPVWSQHTNAMHQLTVWCMLEDSGMGASLQHYNPLIDEIVQRTWNLPEEWELVAQMPFGIPAKEPGKKEFNPIDTRIRIFK, from the coding sequence ATGAGCCGAAATTTTAAAGAAGCTATCCAACACCGCCGAAGCTATTACAACCTCACGAACGAATCTTCCATAAGTGATAAACAAATCGAAGAGATACTGGATTTTGCGATATTACATGTGCCTTCGGCATTTAATTCCCAATCAACCCGCCTGGTTTTATTATTACATGAGGAACACCACAAACTATGGAATATAGTAAAAGAGGTATTGAAGCTTCAATTGTCGGAAGAATCGTATATTAAAACAGAAGAGAAAATAAATACTTCTTTCGACAGCGGATATGGTACGGTGCTGTTTTTGGAGGACCGCAGCGTAATTACCCATTTGCAGGATAGTTTCCCGGTATATAGCGACCGCTTTCCGGTATGGTCTCAACATACCAACGCCATGCACCAACTAACGGTATGGTGTATGCTCGAAGACTCCGGCATGGGCGCCAGCCTGCAACATTATAATCCACTTATCGACGAGATTGTACAACGCACCTGGAATTTACCGGAAGAATGGGAACTTGTCGCCCAGATGCCATTCGGTATTCCTGCAAAAGAACCGGGTAAAAAGGAATTCAATCCCATAGATACCCGGATAAGAATATTCAAATAA
- a CDS encoding DUF4738 domain-containing protein, which yields MKKNIILSIFLFCVFSCSMKINKESINKNEFKIDSLAFNESNLDSFGKDIIVINDSINKKIINDNDSIYKVNLKTYLSRIEQKNNDISYWEPIKVDTVIEDYYVSYVIINNADTVVNTVNYGKGEFTVFKFLDVSVYLNVMYKNRIIMHNKEFTKFFFDNIIPLKDINKYSIVSFYINGITSGEISFSLNICIPDSDICYPISLSINNDGVINTSLEEEIWEEN from the coding sequence ATGAAAAAAAATATTATTTTATCAATCTTTTTATTTTGTGTATTTTCATGCTCCATGAAAATAAATAAAGAATCAATAAATAAAAATGAGTTTAAAATAGATAGTTTGGCATTTAATGAATCTAACCTGGATTCTTTCGGTAAAGATATAATAGTGATAAATGATAGTATAAATAAAAAAATAATAAATGATAACGATTCTATTTATAAAGTAAACCTGAAAACATATTTATCAAGGATAGAACAGAAAAATAATGATATTTCTTATTGGGAACCTATTAAAGTTGATACGGTTATTGAAGATTACTATGTAAGTTATGTAATAATAAATAATGCAGATACAGTAGTTAATACTGTGAATTATGGAAAAGGGGAATTTACTGTTTTTAAATTTTTGGACGTTTCAGTATATTTGAATGTTATGTATAAAAATAGAATTATAATGCATAATAAAGAATTTACGAAGTTTTTCTTTGATAATATAATCCCACTAAAAGATATAAATAAATATTCAATAGTGAGCTTTTATATAAATGGCATAACTTCTGGAGAGATTAGTTTTTCGTTAAACATCTGTATTCCGGATAGTGATATTTGTTATCCCATAAGCCTGTCAATAAATAATGACGGAGTTATAAATACAAGTTTGGAAGAAGAGATATGGGAAGAAAATTAA